The DNA sequence GAGATCGTGAGAAATCACATCATTGCTCAGCATGCTAGTTCGCATCACAAGAACTGGCATCGTTATGCCACCCATGAGCTGGTTCTTAACACCTTTGCGATGATCCTGACCATAAGACCTGCTACTTGGTTTCCATACCTACGCTGGCAACCATCCAGTCTTCTGTTAAACATCATCGACAAGGTCTAGACAGCTTGATAGCAAGACTCAAGCTTCTGCAACAGACACCCTCCCAAGTAAGCAATAAAATGGGGCTGCCGGGAGTTTTCCCGGTAGCCCTTCATGGTTATCGGAGGTTCTCCGCCAACCGCTTGGCGATTTCTTTTAAGAAGCCCTCCGTATTGACTACCTTGATATCGTCTATCTCCGCCAAAGCGGCCAAATCTTTCGTCATAACCCCTTCTTCTATGGTTTGAATGGAGGCTTTCTCTAAAGCACCGGCGAAGGTTACCAGATCCGGTAGGTTGTCCAGCTCTCCCCGCTTGCGCAGAGCACCGGTCCAGGCAAAGATGGTGGCCATGGAATTGGTCGAAGTTTCCTCCCCTTTTAGATGTCTGTAATAGTGCCTGGTCACGGTGCCGTGGGCCGCTTCGTATTCAAAATGGCCCTCGGGGGACACCAGCACCGAGGTCATCATGGCCAGGCTGCCGAACGCCGCCGCAATCATGTCGGACATCACGTCCCCGTCATAGTTCTTGCAGGCCCAGATGAAACCGCCTTCGGAACGCATGACCCGGGCCACCGCATCGTCGATGAGGGTGTAGAAATACTCCAGCTTGGCCGCCTCAAATTTGTCCTGGAACTCCCGCTCGAAGACTTCCTGGAAAATGTCCTTAAAGGAATGGTCATACACTTTGGAAATGGTGTCCTTGGTAGCGAACCACAGGTCCTGCTTGATATCCAACGCATAATTAAAACACGCCCGGGCAAAGCTCCGGATGGAGCTGTCCAGGTTATGCATCCCCAGGATGACACCGCTTTCCGCAAATTCATGTATGATCTGCCGGGACGTGTCCCCATCCGCCGCGGTAAACACCAGTTCCGCCTTGCCGGGCTTGTCCACCCGGTACTCCACATCCTTATAAACATCACCGTAGGCATGGCGGGCAATGGTAATCGGTTTCCGCCAGGTTTTGACCAAAGGCTTGATGTGCTTCACCACAATGGGGGTGCGGAACACGGTCCCGTCCAGGATGGCGCGGATGGTGCCGTTGGGGCTTTTCCACATCTTTTTCAGCTTGTATTCTTCCACCCGCTGGGCATTGGGGGTAATGGTGGCGCATTTCACCGCCACCCCCAGTCTCTTGGTGGCCAGGGCCGCCTCAATGGTCACCTGATCCTCGGTGGCATCCCGGTTGGGCAGCCCTAAATCGTAATATTCCGTTTTCAGCTCTATGTAAGGCTCCAAAAGGATTTCCTTGATTTTTTGCCAGATAATCCTGGTCATTTCGTCCCCGTCCATCTCCACCAGCGGGGTTTTCATCGTGATTTTCTCCGGCATGGCCAAATCCCCTTTCCCTATCCAAGTTCTTGTACTTAGTATAGTTTAGCATAAAACCCTGGACAACCAAAGGCAAATGTCAAAACAAAAGGGCGAACCATGGAAGCAGGAACTTCAACCGCTCCCCCACCCCCGTGGCAAATGCTGCCGGAACCCGTGGAACCCGGCCGGCGTTTAAACTCCCTTCATGCTCAGGCGGAATAGGGCGACTGCAAGAAGTATGACCGGTACGAGGGGTTTTGCTTGGCTTCCTCCGTCAAAAGGGCGTGGAAAATAAAATCTATGTAGCGATCCCGCAGCTCCTCAATGGACAAATCACCCTCCGGGTCATACCAGATGTACAGCCAGTTCACCATGCCGAAAATCATGAAAGCCACGATGGGCAGGGGCTCCAGGGGCCGGAACTCCTTCTTGGCCACTCCTTCCGCCAGGACATCCGTGAGAATCCGGTAATACAAATCCCGCTTCTGCCGCATCTTCTGGTAGTACTCCGGCGCCAGGTAGTGGTTTTCCTGGTACATGACCACCACGGCGTCATTATACCGGTAGAAGGTACTCATGAAACCGGAAATGATGCCGTGGAGTTTCTCCACGGGGGTCTTGCCGGGCTGGAGTACCTCCTGGGCCTTTTCCAACACATAATCCATGATAAATTCATTGATAGCAAACAACAGCTCATCCTTGGCAGTAAAGTAATGATAAAAACAGCCGTTGGAAACATCGGCCTCCTTAATGATGTTGCGCACGGAAACCTGGTGAAAGCCCCGCTCTTTAAACAGCTTGACGGCAGCTTGGATAATCCTGGTTCTCCTGTCTTGCATGTTCTTGCCTCCCCGGCTTGAAGCCTGCTCCGCAGTGGGCTGAAAAATAAGAGTCTCGCTAGAGTTATTATAACACTCTATTGAGACTCGTACCTGAAAATTTTGAAAATTGGATCTATTTTAGCTGACTTTCACTTTGTCGCGGATTTGTTCACGCAGGGCGCGCTTGAGCATTTTACCTACGGAGCTCTTGGGAATTTCATCCATGAAGATAATGGCATCCGGGAGCCACCATTTGGCAAATTTGGGTCTTAGGAACTCAATCAGATCCTTGTCCGATACTTTGCCTTTATACTCTTCTTTCAAAACAACACAAGCTACCGGCCTCTCATCCCATTTTTCACTGGGCACGGCCACCACGGCAGCCTCGAAAACGGCTTCATGGGCCATGAGGGCATTCTCCAGATCCACCGAGGAGATCCATTCCCCACCGCTCTTAATCAGGTCTTTGGTCCTGTCCACCAGTTTGACAAAGCCTTCTTGGTCCACAGTAGCGATGTCCCCGGTGTGGAGCCAACCGTCCTTAAAGGTATCGCCGGACCGCTCGTCGTTGTAGTACCCGTCGGCAATCCACGGGCCTCTCAGGAGGAGTTCACCCATTTCCTTACCGTCCCAAGCTACGTCTCCATTAGCACCTACAACCCGCATTTCCAGCCCGGGCACCAGTAAGCCTTGCTTCGCCTTGAAAGTGTACTTCTCATCCTGAGGCAGGTTCTCCTGGTGCCTCTTTAAGCGAGAAACCGTCACCACCGGCGTGGTTTCCGTCATACCGTAGGCATGGATGAAGGGGATCTTATGCTTTTCTTCATAAGCCTTAATCAAGGACACCGGCGCAGCGGAACCGCCGCAGACCACGGCCCGCAGACTGCTCATATCCCGGCCGCCCTTTTCGATCTCCTGCAGCAGGCCCAGCCAGATGGTAGGTACACCGGCGGTAAAGGTCACTTTCTCCTGCTCAATCAGATCGGCCAGGATCTTCGGGGTAAACTGCGGCCCCGGGAAAACTTGCTTGGTACCGAACCAGGTGGCGGCATAGGGCATACCCCAGGCGTTGACATGGAACATGGGCACCACGGGCATGCACACGTCTTTTTCCGATAGGGCCAGTGTATCCGCTAACCCCAGGCACAGGCTGTGGAGGAAGAGCGCACGGTGAGTGTAGACAACTCCTTTGGGGTTTCCTGTGGTCGCCGAGGTGAAACACATACCGGCAGGGGAAAATTCGTCGATGTCCTTTCTGAAAGGGAAAGTGGGGTCTCCTTGGGCGAGCAGTTTTTCATAAGAGTACAAAGGCTGGCCGGATGTTTCCGGTAACTCTTCTTGGTCGGTCATCAGGATGAAATGCCGCACGGTAGTAAGCCGGTCTTTAATCTTTTCAATAATAGGCAATAAGTCCTCATCAATGAATAGAGCTTTGTTGCCCGCGTGATTGATGATGTAAACGATATGGTCCGGTGATAAGCGGATATTAACCATGTGCAAAACGGCTCCGATACCAGGCACGGCAAAATAAGCTTCCAGGTGGCGGTGCTGGTTCCAGGCAAAGGTGGCTACCCGGTCCCCGGGCTCAATACCCAGCTTTACCAGAGCGCTGGCCAGCCGCCTGGTTCTCTCGCCTACTTCCTTGTAAGTTAACCGGTGCATTTTGGTCAAGGTGCGAGAGACCACTTCTTTGTGGGGAAAGAGTTTTTCGGCCCTTTCCAACATGGTGCTGATGTTGAGGGGGACTCTCATCATTTTGTGCATCTCCTCCTTTTCTCTTGTTAGACCGACCGATCGGTCTATTTTTACAGAATCGTATAATAATTCTGACATCCAGTCAATACCCAACTCCTTATCTTTGCCGCGCCACTTCACCCCGGATGTTGTATAATAAGGGAGTACGAGCCCCGACCGGTAATACCGGAAGGGAGCAATGGCGCAGTCTACGCCTGCACCCCCGGTAACCCATCACCGGCCGCCGGCGCCATCGATCCAGCCTTTGGCAGGTTTCTCAGCCACCACCTTGCCGGCGGCTTTGTGGGGTGCCTGCCTGCATTTTTGACGTGAGGTGATGCCTATGGATTTGGCTGTCCCCATTACAAACCGGATCAAAGAACTGGTATCCCAGGCGCAGGGATCCACCCCCTACCGCGAGCCCCTGGTGGGTTTTGCCGCCGCCCGGGATCCCTTATTCCATGAACTGAAAGAGGTCATCGGCCCCCACCACTTGCTGCCGGAAGACTTGCTGCCGGGAGCAAAAACGGTGGTAGCCTTTTTCATCCCCTTCGGGAAGGAAGTGATCGCCGCCCAGCGCCGGGCGGCAGGAGTAGCCCGGGAATGGGCCGTCGCCTATGTGGAAACCAACCGTTTAATCGGGGACATCTGCCGGGAGATGCAGGAATGGCTCGGGCAGGAAGGCGTCGGAGCCGCTTTCCAGAAAGCCACCCATAACTTCGACCCGGTCAGTTTAAAGGCGGTCTGGTCCCATAAAAGCGCCGCCGTAATTGCCGGGCTGGGACGGTTTGGCCACCACCGGCAGGTCATCACGGGGAAAGGCTGTGCCGGCCGTTTCGGCAGCTTCGTGATAGATGCGGGCATTCCCCCTTCCCCGCGGCCGCAGGACGAATTCTGCCTTTTCAAGAAGGAAAGTCAGTGCTTGTATTGCGTCAAAGCTTGTCCCGCCGGTGCCCTGACGGAGCAGGGTTTGGATAAGCAAGCATGTTACGGGCGGCTTCTGGAAGTCGCGAAAACGTTTCAAGACCTCGGGCTCTGTGATGTATGCGGCAAGTGTTCCCTGGGCCCCTGCGCCTATTACCAGTAGCGGGTAAATGAACCAGGTTGACAGGAGAACCAGTTGTGTTATAATAAAGGTGCACTTGAAGCCATAGATTGAGCAGGACCCTTGGATGCTTTCGGAGCAGCACAAGGGTTGTTTTATCTCAGCGGAGGGAAACGAAGTGACCGGCAAGGGAATAAAAGTCGTCACCGAGAACCGGAAAGCAAGACACGATTATTTTATCGAGGAAACCTATGAAGCCGGCATCGCCTTAACGGGCACCGAGGTGAAATCCCTCCGGCTGGGGAGAGCCAACCTGCAGGACAGTTTTGCCAGGGTGGAAAACGGCGAAGTGTTTCTTTACAACATGCATATCAGCCCTTATGATCAGGGCAACCGCTTTAATCATGACCCCAAGAGAGTCAGGAAACTGTTGATGCACAAATCCGAAATTCGCCGTTTGATTGGCAAGACGCAGGAGAAAGGGCTGACCCTGGTGCCTTTGAAAGTCTATTTCAACCCCAGGGGCTTGGCCAAACTGGAACTGGCCTTGGCCCGCGGTAAGAAGCTCTATGATAAGCGAGACGCCATGGCGGAAAGAGACGCCAAGCGGGAAATGGCCAAAGCCCTGCGGGAGAAGCAAAAGCTGGGTTAATAGTGTATAATGATAATAGTATGGGGGCGTACTGGTTTCGACGGGGGAATGTATTGGCAAAAGTAGCCAGGCGGGGTCCCACTAGCCCGTAACACGGTGGACCAACATTAAGTGCCAAAGAAAATTACGCTTTAGCTGCTTAATTCAGCTAACCTCCTACCTTCGCTCTCCCGCGGCGTAGGATAGGGGGCCGACCAGCGGGATACTTCAGGCCCACGATCCGCTAAGCCTGGGGGAAAACCAGCGGATTAGTCGGAAGTAGATCCTGTCCTTGGGAGCTATTTCCGGCGAAAGTAAAACAAGGACTATCCTGGTAGAAGCTTTTGTGGGTACTCCTTCGGACAGGGGTTCGACTCCCCTCGCCTCCACCAGACATAGAAGGGGCGTGTCGCAAAACGTTAAATCAAGAACGCAGGGCGACACGCCCTTCTTAGTGATCGAAAACTGATTTTGATGGTCTTATATGTCATTCCGTCCCAATTTTGGGCACAGCAAAGCTAGGGAAGGCTCTTTCCTTGAAAATGACTTTTCATTTATCCGCTAAACAGCCTTAAGAATGTGCAGGTATGCTCCACAGCGGTTGGTCTGGATCTTGCTGTGGAGTTTGTTTATGTTAAAGGCAATCGCCAACAAGAAGAGCTCGATTTGCACTTTTGCCTGGCCTCGCATGAGAAAACGGCGAAATCCCATGTCATGTTTAAGTACCCCAATGGCGCCTTCAACTTGGATGGAGCAATTGACTCGCAATAGAATACCTTGGAAGAGTTTGACTCTTCCTCTCAACCCAGTATTGAGGAACGGCTTATCCGGGAACCGGCCGGCTCGACCTTTGTGGGAAGACATGAGAACGTACTGTTTCTCGGACCACCGGGAGTGGGCAAGACGCATCTGGCGGTAGCCATTGCCATGGAGGCTATTGCCCAAGGGTTATCCGTATATTTTGTCTCTCTCCCCCAACTGGAAAACGACTTATGCAAAGCATATGAGGAAAACCGTTTGGACAAGCGGATGAGAATATATCTAAGACCTCGGTTGTTTATCGTGGATGGGGTTGGCTCTCTTCCTCTCGACCCGCTGGCCGCGAATCTGTTTTTCCAGTTGGTTCCGGCTAGGTATGAACAAGGGAGCTTCATCTTGACCAGCAACAAGAGCTTTGGCGAGTGGGGCGAATTGCTGGGCGACCCAGTTCTGGCAACAGCCGTATTGGACAGGCTGTCGCACCACTGTCACGTGATAAACATCCGGGGCAACAGCTACCGATTAAAGGACAAGCTCGAGACCGGAATTTAGGCGACGCCAAGCGCACAGGTGGGTCAAAATTAGTCCGGCGCTAATGGGTCAAATCAATTCCGGCGTTGACAACACTTTGGGATAATGAAAATGTCTCCTGCCATAAGAAGTCCATAAGAATTAGACTAGATTGTCGATTTTTTCTACGTTGATAGATGCTTCTTGCGGCAAAGCCAATCCTGCCGCCACTTCTATAGTCTTAAGAATACCCGATAATCCCGGACAACTGGGGTGGGGAATCGTCTTGGCAAACAGCTGGAAAACCTCTCCTTGGCCTAAAGGTGAAAAAAGCTCTTTAAAGGCATCGGCTTGTTGCAGGCTTTCGGACAGTTTTTGATAATTGCCGCAATTGCTCTTAATTTCTAATTTGACCTCACCCCGTCCTTTGGCTTCTGCCAACACTTCAACATAATGCCCGCAAATGCCACAATCAATCCTTCCTTTAACCACCATTACACCACCTTTTTTTATTTAAATACATCAGTCCACAATTTGAGGGATGACAAGGCCACCACGCAAGTCATCATCCAATGGAGTACCTGAACGGGAGCCCGATGGGATACCCTCGAACCCAACTGGGCTGCAGGTACGGAGCCGAGGACTAACGCCACTCCCAGCAACCAAACCATCTGTCCGCTGGCAATTTTGCCGATCATGCTCATCAATGAAGTCAACAACACAATGCCCAAGGTAGAGCCAATAGTCACCCGCAACGGTATATTTAAAATATACACACAAACCGGTACAAAAATAAAAGCGCCGGGAGCTCCGATCATACCTCCTATGAAGCCAATTATAGCAGCTAACGAAGAAGCCAAAAAGGGATTAAAATCAAGTTCCTTTTCATCATTTTCGAGTACTTTTTTGGGCACAAACATAAGGAAAGTAGCAACGGTGGAAATGCCGGCAAAAATCGCTAAGAGTATTTTCGGATTGACGTATTGGGAAAGGAAAGCCCCGCCGAATCCGGCTACTGCCGCCGGCAACCCCATGGTTTTGATCACTTTCATGCTGAAAGCTCTTCTTTTGCGATGAGCGATCGCACCAGAAGCTGCACTGGCGAACACCTGTAAAGTACTGATGGCAGCTACCGTTTTCATATCCAGTGGAGCCAGGTGAAATAAGGGAGGCACATATAAAAGAAGAGGTATCATCAAAATGGCGCCTCCCAGGCCTAGCAAACCTGAAAAAAATCCTCCCAGCATCCCTAAGACGAATAACAAACCGAAATATTCCATCATATCCCATACCCCCTGCCAGACAAGTATCTCTATAAGTGAATGACCCTTGTGCCTGCAACACAAGGGTCAATTGATGGTTTTTTGCTTATTTACCGATGCTGCCGGTGTCCATATCCATTTCTTTGGCTGTCGATATACAGCTTCCCTCCGCCAGCTGGACAAAACTGATCAAAACTATCCAAACCAGGAATACCAGTATGAACAGGAACATGCCTAATAACCCTTTGTCAAACAGCCAGGCGTAATCTAGTGCTATCAAAAAGAGTAAGGCTATCGCCATCAATGCACTCCCAAAACCGATGAGCCGTTTCGTACCCGATACATTAGTGCTAAATTTGAGATTGCCGATGCGGCCCACCAGGCTAAATACCACTAGACTTGCAATATTAAAAATCATTCCTACCCAGACAGGGTGAGTATTAAGGTAGAAGTTTTCTGCTGACCAGTTGCCTAGGCTGTTCCACACTAAGCCGCTGGTAAATCCAAGTACCATGGCTGCTAAAACCCCCTTGCGGGTGGCCACCGGCCAGGCCAGGGCAGCTAATACAGGTGCAAAAGTGGCTCCGTTACGAGCTGTCCAGGCAAAAACATTCCACCAAGCTGCGTTTTCCGCCCGCAAGAACCCGTAAACCACCATGAGAACAGTTAAAATCACCAGGGATATTTTGGTCCACTTAACTTGGGTTTCAGGACTGACCTGGGGATAAATGGCTTTGCCAAAATCCTTGCCCAGAGAAGTAGCGCCGGAAAACTGGCAAGGTGCACCCCAGCCTAAAGCCGCCGCCCAAATCCCCAGGGTGAATACGCCTACCATCCAAGGAGGCAATGTTCCCATCAAATACGTGGGTACCGCTACCAGACCCCTACTGATACCTGGAGTAACTGCAGCCGCCGACAGACCAATAACTACAGCCATAATAATGAAAATCGCATTAAAGCCTGCCGCAATATATAGCCCTTTCCTCCCTTCTTCCGGGGTTTTACAAGACAGAGCCATCTGGAAAGCTGCTTGAGCAACCAGCACATTTACCCAGAACGTACCAAACCAAGCCATGATCATCTGCAAACCTACATGGTCCAGGTCAAACATTTCCGGCTGCGTCAGCTTCAAATGGGCCAGCCCCTCAAGACCGGGGCTGGCAAGAACGGCAATAATGCCCACAACAAACATGGCGAAAAAAGCAATAGAATTGGCTGTCTGGGTAAACGCAATCGACCACATGCCTCCTGCTTGTAAATAGACCAAAAGCAACACTGCCGTTACCGTCACCGAAGCCATTAAAGACAAGCCCGTCAGTACATGCAGAGCAGAGGCAAAGGCCAAAGCTGTAGCCACTGACCACATAGGAAAAGTAACCGCAGTGATGAAACCAGCGATGCCTAGAGCCGCCCGGCCGTATGTATCCCCTATTAAACCGGAAATAGTCACGAGCAGCTTTTCCCTAAAAGAGCCTAGCAGCACAATGGCGATGATTAAGATATGGGTCAATTCTGCCACTCCATACCAGACAGCCGATATTCCTTTGAGATAAGTGAGTTCCAAGATGGAAATATAAGTAGATCCGGCAAACAAACCGGTGATCATGAACGCCACGGTCCAGCGGTTGAACTGTCTTCCTCCAACAAAAAAACCTTCACTCTGGGAGACTCTTTTCCTAGCAACCATCCCAGCGCCAATTAAGAGCATAGTATAAAGAAGGGCAATGCCTAACATCCAATATCCATAGGCATTCATCGATTTCGATTCCCCCTTTATTCAGGATGCATTGCCCGAATGTAGCTCAGAATATTCACGGTAGTCATTTAAATAGTTTAGCCCCCACTGGTCCTTACCCAACAGCAAATCTGCCCCTTTCACCGTCCGCCGCATGCCTTCCGCGGTCGGATCCATAATAACACACGTTAACCCGGCCTTGATGGCCATGGCCAGCATGGTTCGGGTGATACTGGGCCTGTCTGGTAAACCGAAAGAGACATTGCTCACTCCCAAAATAATGTTCGTACCCAGCTCAGCAACCACTTTTTCAATGGTTTTCAGTGTCACCAGAGCTGCTTGTGGATCTGAACTGACTGTCATAGTTACACAATCAATAATCACATCAGAGCGTTCGATTCCCATTTGTTCAGCCCGTTCAACTATTTTGGAGGCAATCGCCAATCTTTTGTCAGGGTTAGGAGCAATCCCGTCTTCATCCATGACTAATCCCACTACTGCCGCTCCGTGCTCCTTTACCACCGGCAGGATGGATACCAGGGATTTTTCTTCCCCTGTTACTGAGTTCACCAACGCTTTTCCTTCGTAAACTTCTAAAGCTGCGGCCAGAGCACGTGGATGGCTAGAATCGATACATAACGGTACATCGACAGTCTCTGCAACTAGTTTGACTACCTTCGGCAATAACGAAACTTCATCGGCACCGGCTACCCCTACGTTTATATCCAAAGCATCAGCACCATATTTTACCTGGTTAATGGCTTCTCGTTTAACCAGTTCAAAATCGCCAGCCAGTAAAGCTTCGCCGAGTTTTTTCTTACCAGTAGGGTTAATGCGTTCTCCGATAATTGCCACCGGCAAATCATGGCCAATGGTAAGTACTTTGTTCTTACTCCGAATTTCTGTGTAGACCAAGTTTTCCTCCCCCTTTTAAGCAACTCCTAATAATTGACGCGCCGCCTCTACAGCAGCGGTCGCATCCCTACCGAAGGCATCTGCACCAATTTGTTTAGCCCAATCCTCGGTAACCGGGGCGCCGCCCACCATAATTTTGACAGAATCCCTCAAACCCGCATTCTGGATTGCTTTGATAGTCTCTTCCACCCAGTGAAGAGTAGAAGTAATTAAACTGGACATACCTACAATTTGGGGTTGATGCTTCTCAATAGCAGCCACAAAACTCTCAGGAGAGACATTCACTCCCAAATCCACTACCTCAAATCCAGCTCCCTCCAGCATCATAACCACCAAGTTCTTGCCAATATCATGGAGATCATCTTTAACAGTGCCTATCACTACTTTCCCTTTGGTTTCTGTCTGCCGCTGGCTTAAAATGGGCCGCAGTACGTCCAATCCTTCGTGGGTGGCCTTTGCAGCGATCAGGACCTCTGGGATAAAAATCTCATTATTCTTAAATTTCACTCCAATGACATTCATTCCCTCAATTAATCCCTCATTCAGAATGCGGTCTGGTTCTATTCCTTCATCTAAAGCTTGTTGACAAAGCTTTCTTACCTCTGCCGGTTTGTAAGCGAGCACCGCATTTTTGATGTTCTCGAGCAATTGCATTGCCATTCCTCCTTACCTAGTTAATATGGATTAAAGACCAGCTTTAATCAGCTCGGCGCTGTATTCCCTCGCAGTATTCACCATAGCCCTAATGTTTGCATCAGGCGTCCCATAATCAACCCCCACAGCATCGATCGACAGCTTATCAAGCGGGCCACCAGTATCGATAATTTTGCGCACGTCGTCGGCTATTTCCTCCGCAGTGCATTTGTACAAACGCACCGGATCAATCCTAGCATTGATGTACACATCCGGCATGAGTTCCCTCACTCGGCCCAAATCAGAATTAGGCCCTACCTCGAGAAATTCCAGATTCTTGATTTTGCTATAACCCTCCACAACATTATTCACCGAACCGCAATGGTGAATGCCAAAGGGCCGCATCGCCTCCGCCAGTCTCTGCTCATAAGGTAGGACAAATCTTTCGTAAGCTTCATTGGAAATCTGAGCTACGGTACAGTTGGGCAGCACATACATTTCCGGTGGAGCCATCGGGGTTACTGACGACGCTAGGGTACCGGTTCTTTTCCGGACATATGTAGCTAGACGTATGATGCTTTCCAAACATATTTTCATCAGCTTGTGTACCAGCTGAGGATTTTCATAGAAGTCGAGATACAGCTGGTCGCCCCTGATTTTTAAAGCCAGATTTAGAATACCGGTAGTATTGATGTTACCTGTAACCCGACCATATTTCTCCTCAAGATAATCCATTTGCCGAATAATCTCGGTCATGGGATAACTGTTTTCAATATCCGGTACCGTCAGTTTTTCAATTTCTTTTTCCGACAAGTTGGCAGGATTAGCCCACGGTAATGCATCATCGAAAAAGGTAATTTCACAGCCGAACATTTCGGGCAATAGCACCATACCGTAATCAATAAACGGATTGGGTTCCGGATTAGGATTGCCCATACCCAAATCGCCAAAACGTTCATAGAGAATCTTTTGCTGCTTCAGGTTAGCTTCTACCCGGTAGTCTGGGTCATGGTAATACTGCTTGTTATATGAGATACCATAATTACGCCACCACCAGCTGGCGTACATGCTCACACTCACCGGAATATGCTTGATTTTCCGGCTCATATCTAGTCCCCCTTCCAGTTTTTGATGACTATGACCAGCAACTTCTGTGCCAAAGTCTAAAACGCGCCATTTCAATAGGTGCAAAAAAAATAGCGGAACAATTGAGTTCCACTATGGTCTATAATTGGATTATAAATTCTGAAAAATCTGTATAATCTTGCTTGCTGGCGGTGCTGGTACTCCCAAATTCCGGGTGGAACTGAAAAGTTCCACTATATTATTCCTATAAGTCATAATGCTTACGTTTTCGTATAACGGTCGTATGGGTTATCCCTAACAGTTCAGCAGTCTGACGGGTGCTCATCCCTTTCTCCAGCGCTTTCTTCAGCAGCGCCTTTTCCATTAGCTCTAGACCCTCCTGCCAGGAGACTATTTCTTTGATCCTAATCTCTACTGTTTGAGCGTTTTTTTCTCCTTGCCCCAAATGCTCCGGCAAATGCGAAGCATCGATTACTTCACCCTGGCTTAATATTACAGCTCTCTCAACGATATTTTCCAATTCCCGCACATTGCCCGGCCATGAATAGCGCTCGAATATTTTATAAACCTCAGGGCTGATCACTTTATTTTTTCCATACTGGCTATTATATTTGGCCAGGAAGTGGTTGGCGAGGGGCACGATGTCTTCCGGCCGCTTTCTTAGAGGGGGAATTTCTATTTGCACCACATTCAAGCGGTAAAACAAATCCTCTCGAAATTCCTGCCTTGCCACCATTTCCTTTAGGTTCCGGTTGGTGGCAGCAATAATCCGCACATTCAATTTAACCGGTTCAACTCCTCCTACCCGGTAAATCACCTTGTCCTGCAGGGCTCGCAAAAGCTTTACTTGCAAGTTCAAAGGTAATTCACCAATCTCGTCCAAAAACAACGTGCCTCCATCAGCTGC is a window from the Clostridia bacterium genome containing:
- a CDS encoding long-chain fatty acid--CoA ligase; the encoded protein is MMRVPLNISTMLERAEKLFPHKEVVSRTLTKMHRLTYKEVGERTRRLASALVKLGIEPGDRVATFAWNQHRHLEAYFAVPGIGAVLHMVNIRLSPDHIVYIINHAGNKALFIDEDLLPIIEKIKDRLTTVRHFILMTDQEELPETSGQPLYSYEKLLAQGDPTFPFRKDIDEFSPAGMCFTSATTGNPKGVVYTHRALFLHSLCLGLADTLALSEKDVCMPVVPMFHVNAWGMPYAATWFGTKQVFPGPQFTPKILADLIEQEKVTFTAGVPTIWLGLLQEIEKGGRDMSSLRAVVCGGSAAPVSLIKAYEEKHKIPFIHAYGMTETTPVVTVSRLKRHQENLPQDEKYTFKAKQGLLVPGLEMRVVGANGDVAWDGKEMGELLLRGPWIADGYYNDERSGDTFKDGWLHTGDIATVDQEGFVKLVDRTKDLIKSGGEWISSVDLENALMAHEAVFEAAVVAVPSEKWDERPVACVVLKEEYKGKVSDKDLIEFLRPKFAKWWLPDAIIFMDEIPKSSVGKMLKRALREQIRDKVKVS
- a CDS encoding TetR/AcrR family transcriptional regulator, which encodes MQDRRTRIIQAAVKLFKERGFHQVSVRNIIKEADVSNGCFYHYFTAKDELLFAINEFIMDYVLEKAQEVLQPGKTPVEKLHGIISGFMSTFYRYNDAVVVMYQENHYLAPEYYQKMRQKRDLYYRILTDVLAEGVAKKEFRPLEPLPIVAFMIFGMVNWLYIWYDPEGDLSIEELRDRYIDFIFHALLTEEAKQNPSYRSYFLQSPYSA
- a CDS encoding epoxyqueuosine reductase translates to MDLAVPITNRIKELVSQAQGSTPYREPLVGFAAARDPLFHELKEVIGPHHLLPEDLLPGAKTVVAFFIPFGKEVIAAQRRAAGVAREWAVAYVETNRLIGDICREMQEWLGQEGVGAAFQKATHNFDPVSLKAVWSHKSAAVIAGLGRFGHHRQVITGKGCAGRFGSFVIDAGIPPSPRPQDEFCLFKKESQCLYCVKACPAGALTEQGLDKQACYGRLLEVAKTFQDLGLCDVCGKCSLGPCAYYQ
- a CDS encoding ATP-binding protein, which gives rise to MEEFDSSSQPSIEERLIREPAGSTFVGRHENVLFLGPPGVGKTHLAVAIAMEAIAQGLSVYFVSLPQLENDLCKAYEENRLDKRMRIYLRPRLFIVDGVGSLPLDPLAANLFFQLVPARYEQGSFILTSNKSFGEWGELLGDPVLATAVLDRLSHHCHVINIRGNSYRLKDKLETGI
- a CDS encoding NADP-dependent isocitrate dehydrogenase, coding for MPEKITMKTPLVEMDGDEMTRIIWQKIKEILLEPYIELKTEYYDLGLPNRDATEDQVTIEAALATKRLGVAVKCATITPNAQRVEEYKLKKMWKSPNGTIRAILDGTVFRTPIVVKHIKPLVKTWRKPITIARHAYGDVYKDVEYRVDKPGKAELVFTAADGDTSRQIIHEFAESGVILGMHNLDSSIRSFARACFNYALDIKQDLWFATKDTISKVYDHSFKDIFQEVFEREFQDKFEAAKLEYFYTLIDDAVARVMRSEGGFIWACKNYDGDVMSDMIAAAFGSLAMMTSVLVSPEGHFEYEAAHGTVTRHYYRHLKGEETSTNSMATIFAWTGALRKRGELDNLPDLVTFAGALEKASIQTIEEGVMTKDLAALAEIDDIKVVNTEGFLKEIAKRLAENLR
- the smpB gene encoding SsrA-binding protein SmpB, whose translation is MLSEQHKGCFISAEGNEVTGKGIKVVTENRKARHDYFIEETYEAGIALTGTEVKSLRLGRANLQDSFARVENGEVFLYNMHISPYDQGNRFNHDPKRVRKLLMHKSEIRRLIGKTQEKGLTLVPLKVYFNPRGLAKLELALARGKKLYDKRDAMAERDAKREMAKALREKQKLG
- a CDS encoding sulfite exporter TauE/SafE family protein; this translates as MEYFGLLFVLGMLGGFFSGLLGLGGAILMIPLLLYVPPLFHLAPLDMKTVAAISTLQVFASAASGAIAHRKRRAFSMKVIKTMGLPAAVAGFGGAFLSQYVNPKILLAIFAGISTVATFLMFVPKKVLENDEKELDFNPFLASSLAAIIGFIGGMIGAPGAFIFVPVCVYILNIPLRVTIGSTLGIVLLTSLMSMIGKIASGQMVWLLGVALVLGSVPAAQLGSRVSHRAPVQVLHWMMTCVVALSSLKLWTDVFK